Proteins from a genomic interval of Amycolatopsis sp. cg13:
- a CDS encoding nitrate/nitrite transporter, producing the protein MTRRLIEHWDPEDDEFWETTGKRVARRNLWFSVFSEHIGFSIWTLWSVVVLFMGPAYGFSAADKFLLVSTPTVVGAIMRIPYTFAVARFGGRNWTVISALLLLIPTVLTAIVLHPGTSLGTFVLMAALGGVGGGNFASSMTNINTFYPERHKGWALGLNAGGGNLGVAVIQLVGLLVIGTAGATAPRLVLYIYLPLIVIAATCAALFMDNLASVRGDTKAMREVVRYGHTWVMSLLYVGTFGSFIGYSFAFGLVLQNQFGRTPLQAAAVTFLGPLLGSLSRPIGGWLSDRIGGGRVTFATFGAMALATVALVLASSADSLATFTAAFIVLFVLTGIGNGSTYKMIPAIFQVKARAAIQAGADEATELRNARRLSGALIGLAGAIGALGGLFINLAFRQSFATAHSGVPAFVGFLVFYAVCVGVTWFGYLRKPAVRAQVALAGAEV; encoded by the coding sequence ATGACCCGCCGCCTGATCGAGCACTGGGATCCCGAGGACGACGAGTTCTGGGAGACGACCGGCAAGCGCGTCGCCCGGCGCAACCTGTGGTTTTCCGTGTTCTCCGAGCACATCGGCTTCTCGATCTGGACATTGTGGTCAGTCGTGGTGCTGTTCATGGGCCCGGCTTACGGATTCAGCGCGGCGGACAAGTTCCTGCTCGTCTCCACGCCGACGGTGGTCGGCGCGATCATGCGCATTCCGTACACCTTCGCGGTCGCGCGATTCGGCGGTCGCAATTGGACGGTCATCAGCGCGCTGCTGCTGCTCATCCCGACTGTGCTGACCGCGATCGTGTTGCACCCGGGTACCTCGCTCGGGACATTCGTGCTGATGGCCGCGCTCGGCGGGGTCGGCGGAGGAAACTTCGCCTCGTCGATGACGAACATCAACACCTTCTATCCGGAACGGCACAAGGGCTGGGCACTCGGGCTGAATGCAGGTGGCGGAAATCTTGGCGTCGCGGTGATTCAGCTTGTCGGACTCCTCGTGATCGGCACCGCTGGTGCGACTGCGCCGCGATTGGTGCTCTACATCTACCTTCCCTTGATCGTCATCGCGGCGACGTGCGCCGCGTTGTTCATGGACAACCTGGCCAGCGTTCGCGGTGACACCAAGGCGATGCGTGAGGTAGTCCGTTATGGACACACCTGGGTCATGTCGCTGCTGTACGTCGGTACGTTCGGTTCCTTCATCGGTTACAGCTTCGCCTTCGGTTTGGTGTTGCAGAACCAGTTCGGCCGGACGCCGTTGCAGGCGGCCGCGGTGACCTTCCTCGGTCCGCTGCTGGGCTCGCTGTCGCGGCCGATCGGCGGGTGGCTGTCGGACCGGATCGGCGGCGGCCGGGTCACCTTCGCGACCTTCGGGGCGATGGCGTTGGCGACCGTGGCGCTGGTGTTGGCTTCCTCGGCTGACTCGCTGGCGACGTTCACCGCCGCGTTCATCGTTTTGTTCGTGCTCACCGGAATCGGCAACGGGTCGACGTACAAGATGATCCCGGCGATTTTCCAGGTGAAGGCGCGGGCGGCGATTCAGGCCGGTGCGGACGAGGCGACGGAATTGCGGAACGCTCGCCGCCTGTCCGGCGCGTTGATCGGCTTGGCGGGTGCGATCGGCGCGCTGGGCGGGTTGTTCATCAACCTCGCGTTCCGGCAGTCGTTCGCCACCGCGCACAGCGGTGTTCCGGCGTTCGTCGGATTCCTGGTCTTCTACGCGGTGTGCGTGGGTGTGACGTGGTTCGGCTACTTGCGCAAGCCGGCGGTGCGCGCGCAGGTGGCGTTGGCAGGAGCGGAGGTCTGA
- a CDS encoding TIGR02569 family protein has translation MRSTLERPSERVCSAFGSDADAITLLPDSESWQCDDVVFKRVKDRSQALWTARALDFAEDPGLRISKPVRSRDGRWIVGDWSAWRYLPGATEHRCEESILAAVKLHRVTADLPRPDFLSSRDDRDAIADRIAWEEQDRPLPEEKGGRWFEILAPARRPIKLPYQVAHGELLAGLLFDGDAAPGVVDFVPYYRPGEWGAAIAAVDSLIWGGATGALLERWAHLPEWPQLLLRAILFRLASHALDPRSTNAALDGLRAAAREVSAVL, from the coding sequence GTGCGGTCAACCCTCGAACGTCCCTCCGAACGCGTCTGCTCCGCGTTCGGCAGCGACGCCGACGCCATCACCCTCCTCCCGGACTCCGAATCCTGGCAGTGCGACGACGTAGTCTTCAAACGCGTCAAAGACCGCTCCCAAGCCCTATGGACCGCCCGGGCGCTGGATTTCGCCGAAGACCCAGGCCTGCGCATCTCCAAACCAGTCCGCTCAAGAGACGGCCGCTGGATAGTCGGCGACTGGTCAGCCTGGCGATACCTTCCAGGCGCCACCGAACACCGCTGCGAAGAATCCATCCTGGCCGCAGTCAAACTGCACCGAGTCACCGCGGACCTGCCCCGCCCAGACTTCCTCTCCTCCCGCGACGACCGCGACGCGATCGCCGACCGAATCGCCTGGGAAGAACAAGACCGCCCGCTCCCTGAGGAAAAAGGCGGCCGCTGGTTCGAAATCCTCGCCCCGGCCCGCCGCCCGATCAAACTCCCGTACCAGGTCGCCCACGGCGAACTCCTGGCCGGTCTCCTCTTCGACGGCGACGCTGCCCCTGGCGTAGTCGATTTCGTCCCGTACTACCGCCCAGGCGAATGGGGCGCGGCCATCGCCGCCGTCGACTCCCTGATCTGGGGCGGAGCCACCGGAGCCCTCCTCGAACGCTGGGCGCATCTCCCCGAATGGCCCCAGCTCCTCTTGCGTGCCATCCTCTTCCGCCTGGCCTCGCACGCGCTGGACCCCCGCTCCACCAACGCCGCTCTGGACGGCCTGCGCGCAGCCGCCCGCGAGGTCAGCGCGGTCCTCTGA
- a CDS encoding FAD-dependent oxidoreductase, whose product MSARNVVIIGYGMAGARLADEIRRRDPEADRVRLTVLGEEPHPAYNRVLLSTVVAGGMNPETVRLHDSEWAAQKRVDLRLGTRVTRIDPARRVVCTETEDFPYDAVVLATGAAPWLPPVEGLELGPEVVTFRTLDDCARIVDAARPGAPVAVLGGGLLGLEAARGLAGRGANVTVVHPQPHVLERQLDSGAGRVLARRLAELGVTFRFEVTAARHLPGDGLKLDDGSFVPADLVVVAAGVRPETSLAEAAGLEVDRGILVDDLLRTSDGRIHALGDCARHPGAPAGLVQPAWEQAAVLADLLTGADATARYRGTRTVTRLKARDIDLAALGETQVTSEDAAAEVVTFDDPSGGRYGKLVVRGDRVTGAILLGLPDAAATVTQLHDRGTPVPEDRLAVLLGRALPAGAPTAASPADLPSSTVICRCNAVTKGRLIEAWRGGATDAAALARTTRATTGCGSCRATVGAVADWLAAQ is encoded by the coding sequence ATGAGCGCGCGGAACGTCGTCATCATTGGATACGGAATGGCCGGTGCCCGGCTCGCGGACGAGATCCGGCGGCGCGACCCAGAAGCGGACCGCGTACGGCTGACGGTGCTCGGCGAAGAGCCGCATCCCGCGTACAACCGGGTACTTCTGTCCACTGTGGTCGCTGGCGGGATGAACCCGGAAACGGTGCGGCTGCACGATTCCGAGTGGGCGGCGCAGAAGCGGGTAGACCTCCGGCTCGGAACACGGGTGACGCGAATCGATCCGGCGCGACGGGTCGTCTGTACCGAGACCGAGGATTTCCCTTACGACGCAGTAGTCCTCGCGACCGGGGCCGCGCCTTGGTTGCCGCCGGTCGAAGGGCTCGAACTCGGGCCGGAGGTCGTGACGTTCCGAACGCTGGACGACTGTGCCCGCATCGTGGACGCCGCACGTCCGGGCGCACCGGTCGCGGTACTAGGCGGCGGGCTGCTTGGCCTGGAGGCCGCACGAGGTCTGGCCGGTCGCGGAGCGAACGTGACAGTGGTGCACCCGCAGCCGCATGTGCTGGAACGGCAACTGGATTCCGGCGCGGGCCGAGTGCTGGCGCGTCGGCTGGCGGAGCTGGGCGTGACATTCCGGTTCGAGGTAACGGCCGCCCGGCACCTTCCCGGCGATGGCTTGAAGCTCGACGACGGCAGCTTCGTCCCCGCTGACCTTGTGGTCGTCGCGGCCGGGGTGCGTCCGGAGACGTCGCTCGCCGAAGCCGCCGGGCTCGAAGTGGACCGCGGCATCCTGGTCGACGATCTACTTAGGACTAGTGACGGTCGGATCCACGCACTGGGCGACTGCGCCCGCCACCCAGGCGCACCAGCGGGTTTGGTGCAACCCGCGTGGGAGCAGGCTGCCGTGCTGGCGGACTTGCTCACCGGTGCGGACGCCACGGCGCGGTATCGCGGCACTCGCACGGTAACCCGGCTCAAAGCCCGCGACATCGATCTCGCCGCCCTCGGCGAAACGCAGGTGACCAGCGAGGACGCCGCTGCAGAGGTCGTGACCTTCGACGATCCGTCCGGCGGCCGGTACGGCAAGCTCGTCGTTCGCGGCGATCGGGTGACCGGCGCGATCCTGCTCGGCTTGCCGGACGCGGCGGCGACCGTGACGCAGCTGCACGACCGAGGCACGCCAGTTCCCGAAGACCGCCTCGCGGTTCTGCTCGGCCGCGCGTTGCCCGCGGGCGCGCCGACGGCGGCGAGCCCGGCCGATCTTCCGTCGTCCACAGTGATCTGCCGCTGCAACGCGGTGACCAAAGGCCGGCTGATCGAAGCCTGGCGGGGTGGCGCCACCGACGCTGCCGCACTCGCCCGAACCACCCGCGCCACCACGGGATGCGGCAGCTGCCGCGCCACGGTCGGCGCGGTCGCGGACTGGCTGGCCGCGCAATGA
- the nirB gene encoding nitrite reductase large subunit NirB: protein MPTVVVAGHGMVAHRFVEALRAADAAGEWRVVVFGEENRPAYDRVALTSYVDSWDPAALALPGSDYAGDDAVELRLGEVVVSVDREAKTVTTAAGHVQPYDSLVLATGSRPFVPPVPGRDLPGVFVYRTIEDLDAIRAAAERQGRGRRAAVVIGGGLLGLEAAKALRDMGLSPHVVEMAPRLMPLQVDDGGGGLLRRLIANLDVTVHTGTSTDAIEADGSRLLARLGNGTELDVDLVVFSAGVRPRDDLARESGLDVGERGGVLVDATCRTSDSAVYAIGECAAVEGRVYGIVAPGYAMAEVVAAQLTGTTASFPEPDTATKLKLMGVDVASFGDAHAATEGALEVAVNDAVAGTYKKLVVTDDGRTLLGGVLVGDAAEYNTLRALVGRPLPADPGALLAPAGGGAAVGVDALPDEAQVCSCNGVSKGTLTRAITEDGCDSVGKLKACTRAGTSCGSCVPMLAKLLNACGVEQSKALCEHFTQSRAELFEIIRATQMTTFSEVVSRYGTGTGCAVCKPAVASILATLGNGHILGGEQASLQDTNDRFLANMQRNGSYSVVPRIPGGEITPEKLMVIAQVAQDFGLYTKITGGQRIDLFGATVDQLPEIWRRLVDAGFESGHAYGKSLRTVKSCVGSTWCRYGVQDSVGLAIDLELRYRGLRSPHKIKAGVSGCARECAEARGKDFGVIATEHGWNLYVGGNGGATPRHAELLVSDVDTETLVRTIDRFLMFYVRTADRLQRTAPWIEELDGGLDHLRAVIVDDSLGICEDLDAAMAKHVEGYTDEWRGVLEDPDKLARFSSFVNAPGTPDPSISFREEREQRIPVLLGVPEVRR from the coding sequence ATGCCTACAGTGGTGGTCGCCGGGCACGGAATGGTCGCGCACCGGTTCGTGGAGGCACTTCGCGCGGCAGACGCGGCGGGTGAATGGCGGGTTGTCGTCTTCGGCGAGGAGAACCGTCCCGCGTACGACCGGGTCGCGCTGACCTCCTATGTGGACAGTTGGGATCCGGCGGCGTTGGCGTTGCCGGGATCGGATTACGCCGGAGACGACGCGGTCGAGCTTCGTCTCGGCGAGGTCGTCGTTTCGGTGGATCGCGAAGCCAAGACGGTAACGACGGCGGCCGGACACGTGCAGCCGTATGACTCATTGGTGCTGGCTACCGGCTCTCGTCCGTTCGTGCCGCCGGTTCCGGGCCGGGACCTGCCGGGTGTCTTCGTGTATCGGACGATCGAAGACCTCGACGCCATTCGTGCGGCGGCTGAACGGCAAGGACGTGGTCGTCGGGCGGCCGTGGTGATCGGCGGCGGTCTGCTCGGCCTGGAAGCGGCGAAGGCGTTGCGGGACATGGGCTTGTCCCCGCACGTCGTGGAGATGGCCCCGCGGTTGATGCCGTTGCAGGTCGACGATGGCGGCGGCGGGCTTCTGCGACGGCTGATCGCGAACCTTGACGTGACTGTCCACACGGGAACTTCCACCGACGCGATCGAGGCCGACGGATCGCGGCTGCTGGCGCGGCTGGGCAACGGCACGGAGCTGGACGTCGACCTGGTGGTCTTCTCCGCCGGTGTCCGGCCTCGGGACGATCTGGCCCGGGAGTCCGGTTTGGACGTCGGCGAGCGCGGCGGCGTGCTGGTCGACGCGACCTGCCGGACCAGTGACTCGGCGGTCTACGCGATCGGCGAATGCGCGGCCGTCGAAGGCCGCGTGTACGGCATCGTCGCGCCGGGATACGCGATGGCGGAGGTGGTCGCGGCGCAGCTCACCGGCACCACGGCGAGCTTCCCCGAACCGGACACCGCGACGAAGCTGAAGCTGATGGGCGTGGACGTCGCCAGCTTCGGCGACGCGCACGCGGCCACCGAAGGAGCGCTCGAAGTCGCGGTGAACGACGCCGTGGCCGGGACGTACAAGAAGCTCGTGGTCACCGACGACGGCCGGACGCTGCTCGGCGGGGTCTTGGTCGGCGACGCCGCGGAGTACAACACGTTGCGCGCGTTGGTCGGTCGTCCGCTGCCTGCTGACCCGGGCGCGTTGCTCGCCCCGGCCGGTGGCGGCGCGGCGGTCGGCGTCGATGCATTGCCGGACGAGGCGCAGGTTTGTTCGTGCAACGGGGTTTCCAAGGGCACGTTGACCCGCGCGATCACCGAGGACGGCTGCGATTCGGTCGGGAAGCTGAAGGCGTGCACGCGGGCGGGAACCTCGTGCGGCTCGTGCGTGCCGATGCTCGCGAAGCTGCTGAACGCGTGCGGCGTCGAGCAGTCGAAGGCGTTGTGCGAACACTTCACGCAGTCGCGCGCGGAGCTATTCGAGATCATCCGGGCGACGCAGATGACGACGTTCAGCGAGGTGGTGAGCCGGTACGGCACCGGGACCGGTTGTGCGGTCTGCAAACCCGCGGTGGCGTCGATCCTGGCGACGCTGGGCAACGGGCACATCCTCGGCGGCGAGCAGGCCTCGCTGCAGGACACGAATGACCGGTTCCTCGCGAACATGCAGCGCAACGGCAGCTATTCGGTCGTGCCGCGAATTCCCGGCGGGGAGATCACGCCGGAGAAGCTGATGGTGATCGCGCAAGTCGCGCAGGACTTCGGGCTGTACACGAAGATCACCGGCGGACAGCGGATCGACCTGTTCGGGGCCACTGTGGACCAGTTGCCGGAGATCTGGCGGCGGCTGGTCGACGCGGGCTTCGAGTCCGGGCACGCGTATGGAAAGTCGTTGCGCACAGTCAAATCCTGCGTCGGCTCTACGTGGTGCCGGTATGGCGTGCAGGACAGTGTGGGGCTGGCGATCGACTTGGAACTGCGGTATCGCGGGCTGCGTTCTCCGCACAAGATCAAGGCCGGAGTGTCCGGGTGTGCCCGGGAATGTGCTGAAGCGCGCGGCAAGGACTTCGGTGTGATCGCCACCGAACATGGTTGGAACCTTTACGTCGGCGGCAACGGCGGCGCGACGCCTCGGCATGCGGAGCTCCTGGTGTCTGATGTGGACACGGAAACGCTGGTGCGCACGATCGACCGGTTCCTGATGTTCTACGTGCGCACGGCGGATCGGCTGCAACGCACGGCACCGTGGATCGAGGAACTGGACGGCGGGCTCGACCACCTGCGCGCGGTGATCGTGGACGACAGCCTCGGCATCTGCGAGGACTTGGACGCGGCGATGGCGAAACACGTCGAGGGCTACACCGACGAATGGCGCGGGGTGCTGGAGGATCCGGACAAGCTGGCGCGGTTCAGTTCGTTCGTGAACGCGCCGGGGACGCCGGATCCGTCGATTTCGTTCCGCGAGGAGCGGGAGCAGCGGATCCCGGTGTTGCTGGGAGTTCCGGAGGTGCGGCGATGA
- the moeZ gene encoding adenylyltransferase/sulfurtransferase MoeZ, translated as MSDTALPPLVEPAAELTKEEVARYSRHLIIPDVGVVGQKRLKNAKVLVIGAGGLGSPALLYLAAAGVGTLGIIDFDVVDESNLQRQVIHGQSDVGKLKAASAQESIAEINPLVKVHLHTERLESANALEIFEQYDLILDGTDNFATRYLVNDAAVLLGKPYVWGSIFRFEGQVSVFWEDAPNGKGLNYRDLYPEPPPPGMVPSCAEGGVLGVLCASIGSIMVTEAIKLITGIGEPLLGRLISYDALEMKYREVKIRKDPETPKITELIDYEAFCGVVSDEAASAASGSTLTPAELKAKFDAGEDFALIDVREPHEYEIVNIKGATLIPKDRILSGEALAELPQDKPIVLHCKSGARSAEALAALHAAGFKDATHLGGGVLAWARQIDPSLPTY; from the coding sequence ATGTCAGACACGGCACTGCCGCCGCTCGTCGAGCCGGCAGCCGAGCTCACCAAGGAAGAGGTGGCCCGGTACAGCCGTCACCTGATCATCCCGGACGTCGGGGTGGTCGGACAGAAGCGGCTGAAGAACGCGAAGGTCCTGGTCATCGGTGCGGGCGGCCTCGGAAGCCCGGCGCTGCTGTACCTGGCGGCCGCCGGCGTGGGCACGCTCGGCATCATCGACTTCGACGTCGTCGACGAATCCAACCTGCAGCGCCAGGTGATCCACGGCCAGTCCGACGTCGGCAAGCTCAAGGCCGCGTCGGCGCAGGAGTCGATCGCCGAGATCAACCCGCTGGTCAAGGTGCACCTGCACACCGAGCGCCTCGAATCGGCGAACGCGCTGGAGATCTTCGAGCAGTACGACCTGATCCTCGACGGCACCGACAACTTCGCCACGCGCTACCTGGTGAACGACGCCGCGGTGCTGCTCGGCAAGCCGTACGTGTGGGGTTCGATCTTCCGGTTCGAAGGCCAGGTGAGCGTCTTCTGGGAGGACGCCCCGAACGGCAAGGGTCTCAACTACCGGGATCTCTACCCCGAGCCGCCGCCCCCCGGGATGGTCCCGTCCTGTGCCGAAGGCGGCGTGCTGGGCGTGCTGTGCGCGTCGATCGGCTCGATCATGGTGACCGAGGCGATCAAGCTCATCACCGGCATCGGAGAGCCCCTGCTCGGGCGGCTGATCTCCTATGACGCGCTGGAGATGAAGTACCGCGAGGTCAAGATCCGCAAGGACCCGGAAACCCCGAAGATCACGGAACTGATCGACTACGAAGCCTTCTGCGGCGTCGTGTCGGACGAAGCCGCTTCGGCCGCCTCCGGCAGCACCCTGACTCCCGCGGAACTCAAGGCCAAGTTCGACGCGGGCGAGGACTTCGCCCTGATCGACGTCCGCGAGCCGCACGAGTACGAGATCGTCAACATCAAGGGCGCCACGCTGATCCCGAAGGACCGCATCCTTTCTGGTGAGGCCTTGGCGGAGCTGCCGCAGGACAAGCCGATCGTCCTGCACTGCAAGTCGGGTGCCCGTTCGGCGGAGGCGCTGGCCGCGCTGCACGCAGCCGGTTTCAAGGACGCCACGCACCTAGGCGGCGGTGTCCTGGCCTGGGCACGGCAGATCGACCCAAGCCTGCCGACCTACTGA
- a CDS encoding DUF3152 domain-containing protein codes for MDRLKQDARAKDRRGPTAGSARRSGSSGSSGSSGSSDPESDSPRVGQYRPARKPAQRVGEDRYRPGGRRTSAEPLAAAWKPKDDAEKRPAPKKKQSPFARFVKTYGWRVYALPILAVITVLVAVNTASGPSDAGTAGSSGEVASGDSSSGAIDGGGGIPENPAQPVNLNVPTADLPNGGNFTQTGKGTWHVVPLSGSGDVVGKSGKLYTYTVEVEDGIDPASYAGDDSFGTAVQGILSDPRSWTWNGEIRLQRVDASYPNPSFRVSLTTPDTTHRPDACGFQIKFEASCYRRSMGRVLINLSRWVRGAKVYGSDMTGYRQYAINHEVGHALGNNHVGCPGNDQPAPVMMQQSFGVNDDYVAMLNNIPGGDRGKVAADHHVCKPNAWPNPTPPGQ; via the coding sequence GTGGACCGGCTGAAGCAGGACGCGCGAGCGAAAGACCGGCGGGGCCCGACCGCCGGGTCGGCCCGGCGTTCAGGGTCTTCGGGGTCGTCCGGTTCTTCCGGTTCGAGCGATCCGGAGTCCGACTCCCCGCGCGTCGGCCAGTACCGGCCCGCGCGCAAGCCCGCGCAGCGCGTCGGCGAGGACCGATACCGGCCGGGCGGACGCCGTACCAGCGCGGAGCCGCTCGCCGCCGCCTGGAAACCCAAGGACGACGCCGAGAAGCGTCCGGCGCCGAAGAAGAAGCAGTCGCCGTTCGCCCGGTTCGTGAAGACTTACGGCTGGCGCGTGTACGCGCTGCCGATCCTGGCCGTGATCACCGTGCTGGTCGCGGTCAACACCGCCTCCGGCCCGTCCGACGCGGGCACGGCGGGCAGCAGCGGCGAGGTCGCGTCCGGAGATTCGTCCTCGGGCGCGATCGACGGCGGCGGTGGCATCCCGGAGAACCCCGCGCAGCCGGTGAACCTCAACGTGCCCACCGCTGACCTGCCCAACGGCGGCAATTTCACCCAGACCGGCAAGGGCACCTGGCACGTCGTGCCCTTGTCCGGATCCGGCGACGTCGTCGGCAAGTCCGGGAAGCTCTACACCTACACCGTCGAGGTCGAGGACGGCATCGACCCGGCCAGCTACGCCGGCGACGACAGCTTCGGCACCGCGGTGCAGGGCATTTTGTCCGATCCGCGCAGCTGGACGTGGAACGGCGAGATCCGGCTGCAGCGGGTCGACGCGAGCTATCCGAACCCGAGTTTCCGGGTGAGCCTCACCACGCCGGACACCACGCACCGGCCGGACGCGTGCGGGTTCCAGATCAAATTCGAAGCGTCTTGTTACCGGCGCAGCATGGGCCGGGTGCTGATCAACTTGTCGCGGTGGGTGCGCGGCGCGAAGGTCTACGGCTCGGACATGACGGGCTACCGGCAGTACGCCATCAACCACGAGGTCGGGCACGCGCTGGGCAACAACCACGTGGGCTGCCCAGGAAACGACCAGCCCGCGCCGGTGATGATGCAGCAGTCGTTCGGCGTGAACGACGACTACGTCGCGATGCTCAACAACATCCCCGGCGGCGACCGGGGCAAGGTCGCCGCGGACCATCACGTGTGCAAGCCGAACGCGTGGCCGAACCCGACCCCGCCGGGCCAGTAA
- a CDS encoding molybdopterin oxidoreductase family protein — translation MPHVDTHCPYCALQCGMRLAETRVTPRDFPVNAGGLCQKGWTAGSLLKSGARLTSPLLRRDGELQPVSWDEALDFVAARLQASRQTYGADSVAVFGGGGLTNEKAYLLGKFARIALGTAQIDYNGRFCMSSAAAAGIRAFGVDRGLPFPVTDLAGADVVLLAGANPAETMPPFMQHLDGAELIVIDPRRTPTAERAALHLAPAPGTDLALTLGILHAVVAEGYLDKSYVDLRTAGFDEMWRIAATWWPERVERVTGVSAADQRRAAEMLARAANAYVLTGRGTEQHASGTATVGGWINLALALGLPGRAGSGFGCLTGQGNGQGGREHGQKADQLPGYRKIDDPAARAYVAGVWGVPTESLPGSGRSAVELLDELGDSIKALLVFGSNPVVSAPRSARVQDRLAELDLLVVADFVLSETAELADVVFPVPQWAEEEGTLTNLEGRVLLRQRSIEPPDGVRSDLALLRELAVRMGQPAERFPDDATEVFEELRTASKGGAADYFGVTYERLRSGEALHWPVPDQEHRGTPRMFLDGFAHPDGRARFAEVDHSGPAELPDEVFPLQATTGRVLQHYQSGAQTRRIAELTAVVPEVFVEVHPDTAARSGLADGDHAVVRSRRGETVARVRCVSSMRADLVFMPFHFPGAARANLVTNPALDPVSRMPEFKVCAVSLARAEA, via the coding sequence GTGCCGCACGTCGACACACATTGCCCGTACTGCGCCTTGCAGTGCGGGATGCGCCTGGCTGAGACCCGGGTCACCCCAAGGGATTTCCCGGTCAACGCGGGCGGGCTGTGCCAGAAAGGCTGGACCGCCGGTTCGCTCCTGAAGTCCGGCGCACGACTGACCTCGCCGCTGCTCCGGCGAGACGGTGAACTGCAGCCGGTTTCCTGGGACGAGGCACTGGATTTCGTCGCGGCTCGCCTGCAAGCATCGCGACAGACATATGGCGCGGACTCGGTAGCGGTGTTCGGCGGTGGCGGTCTCACCAACGAAAAGGCTTACCTGCTCGGGAAATTCGCCCGAATCGCACTCGGAACGGCGCAAATCGACTACAACGGCCGATTCTGCATGTCCTCCGCCGCCGCGGCCGGAATCCGCGCGTTCGGCGTGGACCGCGGACTTCCTTTCCCCGTAACCGATCTCGCGGGCGCGGACGTAGTCCTGCTCGCCGGAGCGAACCCGGCCGAGACGATGCCGCCGTTCATGCAGCATCTGGACGGCGCGGAATTGATCGTCATCGACCCGCGCCGCACCCCGACCGCCGAACGCGCCGCGTTGCACCTCGCACCCGCGCCGGGAACGGATCTTGCGCTGACGTTGGGAATTCTGCACGCGGTCGTCGCCGAAGGGTACCTGGACAAGTCCTATGTGGATCTTCGAACGGCCGGGTTCGACGAGATGTGGCGGATTGCCGCGACCTGGTGGCCGGAGCGAGTCGAGCGAGTGACCGGCGTCTCGGCGGCGGATCAGCGCCGGGCGGCGGAAATGCTGGCGCGGGCGGCCAACGCGTATGTGCTTACCGGGCGCGGGACGGAACAGCACGCGTCCGGCACCGCGACAGTCGGCGGGTGGATCAACCTCGCGCTGGCGCTGGGATTGCCGGGCCGGGCCGGATCCGGGTTCGGCTGTCTGACCGGTCAGGGCAACGGCCAGGGCGGACGTGAGCACGGGCAGAAGGCGGATCAACTGCCGGGGTATCGCAAGATCGACGATCCGGCGGCGCGGGCGTACGTAGCCGGAGTTTGGGGCGTACCAACGGAAAGCTTGCCGGGGTCAGGACGGTCCGCGGTCGAGTTGCTCGATGAGCTGGGCGATTCGATCAAGGCGTTGCTCGTGTTCGGAAGCAATCCGGTGGTGTCCGCGCCACGGTCGGCTCGCGTGCAGGACCGGTTGGCTGAACTGGATCTTCTCGTGGTGGCGGACTTCGTGCTGTCGGAAACCGCGGAACTGGCCGACGTGGTTTTCCCGGTGCCGCAATGGGCCGAGGAGGAGGGCACGTTGACCAACCTCGAAGGCCGGGTGCTGCTGCGGCAGCGATCGATCGAACCGCCCGACGGAGTACGCAGCGATCTGGCGCTCTTGCGGGAACTCGCCGTCCGAATGGGACAGCCAGCGGAGAGGTTCCCGGACGACGCGACGGAGGTCTTCGAGGAACTGCGTACCGCGTCGAAAGGCGGAGCCGCGGACTACTTCGGGGTGACCTACGAACGGTTGCGGTCCGGGGAAGCGTTGCACTGGCCGGTTCCGGACCAGGAACACCGGGGCACGCCGCGAATGTTTCTCGACGGATTCGCCCACCCTGACGGACGGGCGCGGTTCGCGGAAGTTGACCACAGTGGACCCGCCGAGCTGCCGGACGAGGTGTTTCCGTTGCAGGCCACGACCGGTCGAGTGCTGCAGCACTACCAATCCGGTGCACAGACTCGCCGGATCGCGGAGTTGACGGCGGTCGTGCCGGAGGTGTTCGTCGAGGTTCATCCGGACACTGCGGCGCGGTCCGGGCTGGCCGACGGCGATCACGCGGTGGTGCGGTCGCGGCGCGGGGAGACGGTCGCGCGGGTGCGGTGCGTGTCGTCGATGCGGGCGGATCTGGTCTTTATGCCGTTCCACTTTCCCGGTGCGGCGCGAGCGAATCTGGTGACTAACCCGGCGCTCGACCCGGTGAGCCGGATGCCGGAGTTCAAGGTGTGCGCGGTGTCGTTGGCGAGGGCGGAAGCATGA